In the genome of Sciurus carolinensis chromosome 3, mSciCar1.2, whole genome shotgun sequence, one region contains:
- the Ncbp3 gene encoding nuclear cap-binding protein subunit 3 isoform X1, whose product MAAVRGLRVSVKAEAPAGPALGLPSPEADSGLERGEPEPMEVEEGELEIVPVRRSLKELIPDTSRRYENKAGSFITGIDVTSKEAIEKKEQRAKRFHFRSEVNLAQRNVALDRDMMKKAIPKVRLETIYICGVDEMSTQDIFSYFKEYPPAHIEWLDDTSCNVVWLDEMTATRALINMSSLPAQDKIRSRDASEDKSSEKSKKDKHEDSSDDDEAEEGEVEDENSSDVELDTLSQVEEESLLRNDLRPANKLAKGNRLFMRFATKDDKKELGAARRSQYYMKYGNPNYGGMKGILSNSWKRRYHSRRIQRDVIKKRALIGDDVGLTSYKHRHSALVNVPEEPIEEEEEEEEEEEEDQEMDADDRVVVEYHEELPALKQTRERSVSRRSSASSSDSDEMDYDLELKMISTPSPKKSMKMTMYADEVESQLKNIRNSMRADSISTSNIKNRIGNKLPPEKFADVRHLLDEKRQHSRPRPPVSSTKSDIRQRLGKRPYSPEKAFSSNPVVRREPSSDVHSRLGVPRQDIKGLYSDTREKKSGSLWTRLGSAPKTKEKNMKKVDHRSPGTEEDDSELQRAWGALIKEKEQSRQKKSRCYQHPFPKKSQFPGAYWTASEGEDEGNCQLTLPGP is encoded by the exons ATGGCGGCCGTACGCGGCCTGCGAGTGTCTGTGAAGGCGGAGGCCCCGGCGGGGCCGGCCTTGGGGCTCCCTTCGCCTGAGGCGGATTCCGGTTTGGAGCGCGGCGAGCCAGAGCccatggaggtggaggagggcgAGCTGGAGATCGTGCCGGTGCGGCGCTCGCTAAAGGAACTGATCCCG GACACAAGCAGAAGATATGAAAATAAGGCTGGTAGCTTCATCACTGGAATTGATGTTACCTCCAAG gaagccattgaaaagaaagaacagcGAGCTAAGCGCTTTCATTTTCGATCAGAAGTAAATCTTGCCCAAAGAAATGTAGCCTTGGACCGAGACATGATGAAGAAAG caATTCCCAAAGTGAGACTAGAGACAATCTACATTTGTGGAGTAGATGAGATGAGTACCCAGGatatcttttcctattttaaagaaTATCCTCCAGCACACATTGAATGGTTGGATGATACCTCCT gtaATGTGGTTTGGCTGGATGAAATGACAGCCACACGAGCCCTTATCAATATGAGCTCTCTGCCAGCCCAGGATAAGATAAGAAGCAGGGATGCCAGTGAAGACAAGTCAtctgagaaaagtaaaaaag ACAAGCACGAAGACAGTTCAGATGATGAtgaggctgaagaaggagaagTTGAAGATGAGAACTCAAGTGATGTAGAG ttggACACATTGTCTCAGGTAGAAGAAGAGTCTCTGTTAAGAAATGATCTTCGTCCTGCTAACAAACTTGCTAAAGGAAATAGGTTATTCATGAGATTTGCtacaaaag atGACAAAAAGGAACTTGGAGCTGCCAGAAGAAGTCAGTATTACATGAAATATGGGAATCCAAATTACGGAGGCATGAAAGGAATTCTTAGCAATTCTTG GAAGCGAAGATATCATTCCCGTCGCATTCAGCGGGATGTGATCAAGAAAAGAGCCCTGATTGGGGATGATGTTGGCTTGACGTCATATAAACACCGACATTCCG CATTAGTGAATGTTCCTGAGGAACCtattgaggaggaggaagaggaagaagaggaggaggaggaagaccagGAAATGGATGCAGATGACAGGGTGGTGGTAGAGTACCATGAGGAGCTTCCAGCTCTCAAGCAGACCCGGGAGCGGAGTGTATCCAGGCGGTCCAGTGCCAGCAGCTCAGACTCAGATGAAATGGACTATGATCTAGAACTGAAAATGATTTCCACTCCCTCACCAAAGAAAAGTATGAAAATGACTATGTATGCAGATGAAGTGGAATCTCAGCTGAAAAATATTAG gaactccATGAGGGCAGATAGTATATCCACAAGCAATATAAAAAACCGAATTGGTAACAAATTGCCACCTGAGAAATTTGCAGATGTCCGACACCTGTTAGATGAAAAACGTCAGCACTCCCGTCCACGGCCACCAGTCAGCAGTACTAAATCAG atatACGACAGCGGTTAGGAAAAAGACCATATTCTCCAGAGAAGGCTTTTAGTAGTAACCCAGTGGTTCGGAGAGAGCCCTCTTCAGATGTACATAGTAGGCTAGGTGTTCCCAGGCAAGATATTAAAGGCCTCTACTCTGATACTCGGGAGAAGAAATCAG GTAGCTTATGGACTCGCTTAGGATCTGCACCCAAgaccaaagaaaagaatatgaaaaaagtgGATCACAGGTCACCAGGCACTGAGGAAGATGACTCCGAGCTACAGAGGGCATGGGGGGCTCTGATTAAGGAGAAAGAACAGTCTCGCCAAAAGAAGAGCCG CTGTTACCAGCACCCTTTTCCCAAGAAAAGTCAATTCCCAGGTGCTTATTGGACAGCCTCCGAGGGGGAAGATGAGGGAAACTGCCAGCTCACCCTTCCAGGACCCTAA
- the Ncbp3 gene encoding nuclear cap-binding protein subunit 3 isoform X2: protein MDTSRRYENKAGSFITGIDVTSKEAIEKKEQRAKRFHFRSEVNLAQRNVALDRDMMKKAIPKVRLETIYICGVDEMSTQDIFSYFKEYPPAHIEWLDDTSCNVVWLDEMTATRALINMSSLPAQDKIRSRDASEDKSSEKSKKDKHEDSSDDDEAEEGEVEDENSSDVELDTLSQVEEESLLRNDLRPANKLAKGNRLFMRFATKDDKKELGAARRSQYYMKYGNPNYGGMKGILSNSWKRRYHSRRIQRDVIKKRALIGDDVGLTSYKHRHSALVNVPEEPIEEEEEEEEEEEEDQEMDADDRVVVEYHEELPALKQTRERSVSRRSSASSSDSDEMDYDLELKMISTPSPKKSMKMTMYADEVESQLKNIRNSMRADSISTSNIKNRIGNKLPPEKFADVRHLLDEKRQHSRPRPPVSSTKSDIRQRLGKRPYSPEKAFSSNPVVRREPSSDVHSRLGVPRQDIKGLYSDTREKKSGSLWTRLGSAPKTKEKNMKKVDHRSPGTEEDDSELQRAWGALIKEKEQSRQKKSRCYQHPFPKKSQFPGAYWTASEGEDEGNCQLTLPGP from the exons ATG GACACAAGCAGAAGATATGAAAATAAGGCTGGTAGCTTCATCACTGGAATTGATGTTACCTCCAAG gaagccattgaaaagaaagaacagcGAGCTAAGCGCTTTCATTTTCGATCAGAAGTAAATCTTGCCCAAAGAAATGTAGCCTTGGACCGAGACATGATGAAGAAAG caATTCCCAAAGTGAGACTAGAGACAATCTACATTTGTGGAGTAGATGAGATGAGTACCCAGGatatcttttcctattttaaagaaTATCCTCCAGCACACATTGAATGGTTGGATGATACCTCCT gtaATGTGGTTTGGCTGGATGAAATGACAGCCACACGAGCCCTTATCAATATGAGCTCTCTGCCAGCCCAGGATAAGATAAGAAGCAGGGATGCCAGTGAAGACAAGTCAtctgagaaaagtaaaaaag ACAAGCACGAAGACAGTTCAGATGATGAtgaggctgaagaaggagaagTTGAAGATGAGAACTCAAGTGATGTAGAG ttggACACATTGTCTCAGGTAGAAGAAGAGTCTCTGTTAAGAAATGATCTTCGTCCTGCTAACAAACTTGCTAAAGGAAATAGGTTATTCATGAGATTTGCtacaaaag atGACAAAAAGGAACTTGGAGCTGCCAGAAGAAGTCAGTATTACATGAAATATGGGAATCCAAATTACGGAGGCATGAAAGGAATTCTTAGCAATTCTTG GAAGCGAAGATATCATTCCCGTCGCATTCAGCGGGATGTGATCAAGAAAAGAGCCCTGATTGGGGATGATGTTGGCTTGACGTCATATAAACACCGACATTCCG CATTAGTGAATGTTCCTGAGGAACCtattgaggaggaggaagaggaagaagaggaggaggaggaagaccagGAAATGGATGCAGATGACAGGGTGGTGGTAGAGTACCATGAGGAGCTTCCAGCTCTCAAGCAGACCCGGGAGCGGAGTGTATCCAGGCGGTCCAGTGCCAGCAGCTCAGACTCAGATGAAATGGACTATGATCTAGAACTGAAAATGATTTCCACTCCCTCACCAAAGAAAAGTATGAAAATGACTATGTATGCAGATGAAGTGGAATCTCAGCTGAAAAATATTAG gaactccATGAGGGCAGATAGTATATCCACAAGCAATATAAAAAACCGAATTGGTAACAAATTGCCACCTGAGAAATTTGCAGATGTCCGACACCTGTTAGATGAAAAACGTCAGCACTCCCGTCCACGGCCACCAGTCAGCAGTACTAAATCAG atatACGACAGCGGTTAGGAAAAAGACCATATTCTCCAGAGAAGGCTTTTAGTAGTAACCCAGTGGTTCGGAGAGAGCCCTCTTCAGATGTACATAGTAGGCTAGGTGTTCCCAGGCAAGATATTAAAGGCCTCTACTCTGATACTCGGGAGAAGAAATCAG GTAGCTTATGGACTCGCTTAGGATCTGCACCCAAgaccaaagaaaagaatatgaaaaaagtgGATCACAGGTCACCAGGCACTGAGGAAGATGACTCCGAGCTACAGAGGGCATGGGGGGCTCTGATTAAGGAGAAAGAACAGTCTCGCCAAAAGAAGAGCCG CTGTTACCAGCACCCTTTTCCCAAGAAAAGTCAATTCCCAGGTGCTTATTGGACAGCCTCCGAGGGGGAAGATGAGGGAAACTGCCAGCTCACCCTTCCAGGACCCTAA